One Vespa velutina chromosome 19, iVesVel2.1, whole genome shotgun sequence DNA segment encodes these proteins:
- the LOC124955627 gene encoding endoplasmic reticulum metallopeptidase 1-like isoform X4: MIENEELYPGRFIAERARNHIINLTSIGPRIVGSYENEVLAVKYLTIAINEIVNKAHENHKITLDITKHSGSFPLKFLDGMTNVYRNVQNVVVKIGPHNPVKHSLLMNCHFDTFPESPGGSDDAAGCAVMLEILRVMAYSPQLLKHNIIFLFNGAEENLLEASHGFITQHSWAKEIRTFINLEACGAGGRELLFQAGPDSPWILEIYSKSVPYPFASSLAQEIFESGIVPGDTDFRIFRDFGNISGVDFAWSTNGYVYHTKFDTVDQIPLGSLQRTGDNILALAQGIMLEDFIPDRTSQNAVESLVFFDFLGAFVIRWPLYISSTINVLSISIGIYSVYMNMQNARRDAKKFTYLKNLLMCIAIIVSSWLLSSFTCTAIALTLTKLGKVMSWYVRPAWLFFLYVCPTVFMSMILFSYVGTRQKKEINSMWILYQMYCDAYSITWIIILFLCVLLKIKSGFIPLHWVFFPAIGNILRLNFFYKWRGWKWLCYHIGMLTLPYMQSFYLTIGALYLFIPIMGRSGGSLNSEVVIANILSLLFCLLFSFTMPIVILIKNAERIISVLTGIFLIAIGILILTPLGFPYSGNLLSLAPQRFMIAHTQRQYYNFDGSLRYSGTGYWLVDLDMNSPQSVQAMVPEVNAVTPTIKDCEKELYCGLPYLMPVTTFLWKTSWISGPAPFINVPTKLDLISKITKHNVTSFTFNVTGPDHIGIILSPYKDVHLEKWSISNMEPLKGPMWNGRETYFIYYACASDCIPYTFSIELNVYSLKKVPSLSIALAGHTLHGKHQKSLRFKQFLIQFPPWAVITPWTATYTSWEF; this comes from the exons AtgatagaaaatgaagaacTTTATCCTGGTAGATTTATTGCCGAGAGAGCACGTAATCACATAATAAATCTTACATCTATTGGTCCACGAATCGTTGGGAGTTATGAAAACGAAGTGTTAGCCGTGAAATATTTAACTATAGCAATTAATGAAATAGTTAATAAGGCGCatgaaaatcataaaattacgCTTGATATAACAAAACATAGTGGATCATTTCCATTGAAGTTTTTAGATGGCATGacaaatgtatatagaaatgttCAGAATGTTGTTGTTAAAATTGGGCCACATAATCCAGTAAAGCATAGTTTATTGATGAATTGTCATTTTGATACCTTTCCAGAGAGTCCAG GTGGTTCCGATGATGCTGCTGGATGTGCTGTGATGTTAGAAATATTACGTGTAATGGCTTACAGTCCACAGTTATTAAagcataatattatttttttatttaatggagCAGAGGAAAATCTATTAGAG gCTTCACATGGTTTTATAACGCAACATTCTTGGGCTAAAGAGATTagaacttttataaatttagaaGCATGTGGTGCAGGTGGTAGAGAATTATTGTTTCAAGCTGGTCCTGATAGTCCATGGATTTTGGAg aTTTATTCCAAATCAGTTCCATATCCATTTGCATCGTCCTTGGCtcaagaaatattcgaaagtgGCATTGTTCCTGGAGATACCGATTTCCGAATATTTAGAgattttggaaatatttctg GTGTAGACTTTGCTTGGTCAACTAATGGTTATGTTTACCATACAAAATTTGATACAGTAGATCAAATACCATTAGGATCTTTACAAAGAACTGGAGATAATATTCTTGCTCTTGCTCAAGGAATAATGCTGGAGGATTTTATACCAGATAGAACATCACAAAATGCAGTAGAAAGTCttgtattttttgattttttaggTGCATTCGTGATCAGATGGCCATTGTATATTTCAAGTACAATAAATGTTCTCAGTATTTCTATAGGAATATATtctgtatatatgaatatgcaAAATGCACGCAGAG ATGCCAAAAAGTTCACATatctaaaaaatttattaatgtgcatcgctattattgttagttCATGgcttttatcttcatttacATGTACAGCAATTGCACTAACTCTTACGAAATTAGGAAAAGTTATGAGTTGGTATGTAAGACCAGCatggttattttttttatatgtttgtcCAACTGTTTTCATGTCAATGATTTTATTCTCGTACGTTGGAACTCGACAAAAGAAG GAAATAAATTCCATGTGGATTTTGTATCAAATGTATTGCGATGCATACTCTATTACAtggataataatacttttcttaTGTGTTTTACTTAAGATAAAATCCGGTTTTATACCTTTACATTGGGTTTTTTTTCCTGCTATTGGAAATATATTACGTCTTAACTTTTTCTACAAATGGAGAg GTTGGAAATGGCTTTGTTACCACATAGGAATGCTGACTTTACCCTATATgcaatcattttatttaacaattggtgctttgtatctttttattcccATAATGGGACGTTCTGGAGGTAGCCTTAACTCTGAAGTTGTTATAGCTaatatattgtcattattattttgcttACTATTTAGTTTTACG ATGCCTatagtaattttaataaagaatgcAGAACGAATTATAAGTGTATTAACAGGAATATTTTTGATAGCTATTGGTATATTAATTCTAACACCTCTTGGTTTTCCTTATAGTGGCAATCTATTATCTCTTGCACCACAACGTTTTATGATAGCG CACACACAAAgacaatattacaattttgatGGTAGTCTTAGATATTCCGGAACAGGATATTGGCTTGTTGACTTAGATATGAATAGTCCTCAAAGTGTACAAGCTATGGTACCAGAAGTTAATGCTGTTACACCAACAATTAAAGATTGtgagaaagaattatattgtGGTTTACCATATTTAATGCCAGTTACAACATTTTTATG GAAGACTAGTTGGATATCAGGACCTGCACCATTTATAAATGTTCCAACAAAATTAGAtcttatatcaaaaattaCTAAACATAATGTTACAAGCTTTACCTTTAATGTAACag gtCCAGACCATATAGGTATAATCCTTTCTCCATATAAAGATGTCCATTTAGAAAAGTGGAGTATATCAAATATGGAACCATTAAAAGGTCCTATGTGGAATGGTAGAGAaacttatttcatttattatgcTTGTGCCTCTGACTGTATTCCTTATACATTTTCTATTGAATTAAAT gtATATTCCCTAAAAAAGGttccttctttatctattGCACTGGCTGGTCATACTTTGCATGGAAAACACCAGAAATCCTTaagatttaaacaatttttaattcaatttccaCCATGGGCTGTTATAACACCATGGACCGCAACATATACTTCTTGGGAATTCTAA
- the LOC124955627 gene encoding endoplasmic reticulum metallopeptidase 1-like isoform X1, translating into MFQRDGVRLRQHTTRRYSDSNSRENRIISKRKDILPNETPHLFFVLTFFLFVSFIIIAFEKNLPEACMIENEELYPGRFIAERARNHIINLTSIGPRIVGSYENEVLAVKYLTIAINEIVNKAHENHKITLDITKHSGSFPLKFLDGMTNVYRNVQNVVVKIGPHNPVKHSLLMNCHFDTFPESPGGSDDAAGCAVMLEILRVMAYSPQLLKHNIIFLFNGAEENLLEASHGFITQHSWAKEIRTFINLEACGAGGRELLFQAGPDSPWILEIYSKSVPYPFASSLAQEIFESGIVPGDTDFRIFRDFGNISGVDFAWSTNGYVYHTKFDTVDQIPLGSLQRTGDNILALAQGIMLEDFIPDRTSQNAVESLVFFDFLGAFVIRWPLYISSTINVLSISIGIYSVYMNMQNARRDAKKFTYLKNLLMCIAIIVSSWLLSSFTCTAIALTLTKLGKVMSWYVRPAWLFFLYVCPTVFMSMILFSYVGTRQKKEINSMWILYQMYCDAYSITWIIILFLCVLLKIKSGFIPLHWVFFPAIGNILRLNFFYKWRGWKWLCYHIGMLTLPYMQSFYLTIGALYLFIPIMGRSGGSLNSEVVIANILSLLFCLLFSFTMPIVILIKNAERIISVLTGIFLIAIGILILTPLGFPYSGNLLSLAPQRFMIAHTQRQYYNFDGSLRYSGTGYWLVDLDMNSPQSVQAMVPEVNAVTPTIKDCEKELYCGLPYLMPVTTFLWKTSWISGPAPFINVPTKLDLISKITKHNVTSFTFNVTGPDHIGIILSPYKDVHLEKWSISNMEPLKGPMWNGRETYFIYYACASDCIPYTFSIELNVYSLKKVPSLSIALAGHTLHGKHQKSLRFKQFLIQFPPWAVITPWTATYTSWEF; encoded by the exons ATG tTTCAGAGAGATGGAGTCAGATTGCGCCAGCATACTACACGCAGATACTCAGATAGTAATTCACGAGagaatagaattatttctaagagaaaagatatactGCCAAATGAAACTCcacatcttttttttgtgcttactttttttctatttgtatcattcattattattgcgtTTGAGAAAAATTTACCAGAAGCATGTAtgatagaaaatgaagaacTTTATCCTGGTAGATTTATTGCCGAGAGAGCACGTAATCACATAATAAATCTTACATCTATTGGTCCACGAATCGTTGGGAGTTATGAAAACGAAGTGTTAGCCGTGAAATATTTAACTATAGCAATTAATGAAATAGTTAATAAGGCGCatgaaaatcataaaattacgCTTGATATAACAAAACATAGTGGATCATTTCCATTGAAGTTTTTAGATGGCATGacaaatgtatatagaaatgttCAGAATGTTGTTGTTAAAATTGGGCCACATAATCCAGTAAAGCATAGTTTATTGATGAATTGTCATTTTGATACCTTTCCAGAGAGTCCAG GTGGTTCCGATGATGCTGCTGGATGTGCTGTGATGTTAGAAATATTACGTGTAATGGCTTACAGTCCACAGTTATTAAagcataatattatttttttatttaatggagCAGAGGAAAATCTATTAGAG gCTTCACATGGTTTTATAACGCAACATTCTTGGGCTAAAGAGATTagaacttttataaatttagaaGCATGTGGTGCAGGTGGTAGAGAATTATTGTTTCAAGCTGGTCCTGATAGTCCATGGATTTTGGAg aTTTATTCCAAATCAGTTCCATATCCATTTGCATCGTCCTTGGCtcaagaaatattcgaaagtgGCATTGTTCCTGGAGATACCGATTTCCGAATATTTAGAgattttggaaatatttctg GTGTAGACTTTGCTTGGTCAACTAATGGTTATGTTTACCATACAAAATTTGATACAGTAGATCAAATACCATTAGGATCTTTACAAAGAACTGGAGATAATATTCTTGCTCTTGCTCAAGGAATAATGCTGGAGGATTTTATACCAGATAGAACATCACAAAATGCAGTAGAAAGTCttgtattttttgattttttaggTGCATTCGTGATCAGATGGCCATTGTATATTTCAAGTACAATAAATGTTCTCAGTATTTCTATAGGAATATATtctgtatatatgaatatgcaAAATGCACGCAGAG ATGCCAAAAAGTTCACATatctaaaaaatttattaatgtgcatcgctattattgttagttCATGgcttttatcttcatttacATGTACAGCAATTGCACTAACTCTTACGAAATTAGGAAAAGTTATGAGTTGGTATGTAAGACCAGCatggttattttttttatatgtttgtcCAACTGTTTTCATGTCAATGATTTTATTCTCGTACGTTGGAACTCGACAAAAGAAG GAAATAAATTCCATGTGGATTTTGTATCAAATGTATTGCGATGCATACTCTATTACAtggataataatacttttcttaTGTGTTTTACTTAAGATAAAATCCGGTTTTATACCTTTACATTGGGTTTTTTTTCCTGCTATTGGAAATATATTACGTCTTAACTTTTTCTACAAATGGAGAg GTTGGAAATGGCTTTGTTACCACATAGGAATGCTGACTTTACCCTATATgcaatcattttatttaacaattggtgctttgtatctttttattcccATAATGGGACGTTCTGGAGGTAGCCTTAACTCTGAAGTTGTTATAGCTaatatattgtcattattattttgcttACTATTTAGTTTTACG ATGCCTatagtaattttaataaagaatgcAGAACGAATTATAAGTGTATTAACAGGAATATTTTTGATAGCTATTGGTATATTAATTCTAACACCTCTTGGTTTTCCTTATAGTGGCAATCTATTATCTCTTGCACCACAACGTTTTATGATAGCG CACACACAAAgacaatattacaattttgatGGTAGTCTTAGATATTCCGGAACAGGATATTGGCTTGTTGACTTAGATATGAATAGTCCTCAAAGTGTACAAGCTATGGTACCAGAAGTTAATGCTGTTACACCAACAATTAAAGATTGtgagaaagaattatattgtGGTTTACCATATTTAATGCCAGTTACAACATTTTTATG GAAGACTAGTTGGATATCAGGACCTGCACCATTTATAAATGTTCCAACAAAATTAGAtcttatatcaaaaattaCTAAACATAATGTTACAAGCTTTACCTTTAATGTAACag gtCCAGACCATATAGGTATAATCCTTTCTCCATATAAAGATGTCCATTTAGAAAAGTGGAGTATATCAAATATGGAACCATTAAAAGGTCCTATGTGGAATGGTAGAGAaacttatttcatttattatgcTTGTGCCTCTGACTGTATTCCTTATACATTTTCTATTGAATTAAAT gtATATTCCCTAAAAAAGGttccttctttatctattGCACTGGCTGGTCATACTTTGCATGGAAAACACCAGAAATCCTTaagatttaaacaatttttaattcaatttccaCCATGGGCTGTTATAACACCATGGACCGCAACATATACTTCTTGGGAATTCTAA
- the LOC124955627 gene encoding endoplasmic reticulum metallopeptidase 1-like isoform X3 yields the protein MFQRDGVRLRQHTTRRYSDSNSRENRIISKRKDILPNETPHLFFVLTFFLFVSFIIIAFEKNLPEACMIENEELYPGRFIAERARNHIINLTSIGPRIVGSYENEVLAVKYLTIAINEIVNKAHENHKITLDITKHSGSFPLKFLDGMTNVYRNVQNVVVKIGPHNPVKHSLLMNCHFDTFPESPGGSDDAAGCAVMLEILRVMAYSPQLLKHNIIFLFNGAEENLLEASHGFITQHSWAKEIRTFINLEACGAGGRELLFQAGPDSPWILEIYSKSVPYPFASSLAQEIFESGIVPGDTDFRIFRDFGNISGVDFAWSTNGYVYHTKFDTVDQIPLGSLQRTGDNILALAQGIMLEDFIPDRTSQNAVESLVFFDFLGAFVIRWPLYISSTINVLSISIGIYSVYMNMQNARRDAKKFTYLKNLLMCIAIIVSSWLLSSFTCTAIALTLTKLGKVMSWYVRPAWLFFLYVCPTVFMSMILFSYVGTRQKKIKSGFIPLHWVFFPAIGNILRLNFFYKWRGWKWLCYHIGMLTLPYMQSFYLTIGALYLFIPIMGRSGGSLNSEVVIANILSLLFCLLFSFTMPIVILIKNAERIISVLTGIFLIAIGILILTPLGFPYSGNLLSLAPQRFMIAHTQRQYYNFDGSLRYSGTGYWLVDLDMNSPQSVQAMVPEVNAVTPTIKDCEKELYCGLPYLMPVTTFLWKTSWISGPAPFINVPTKLDLISKITKHNVTSFTFNVTGPDHIGIILSPYKDVHLEKWSISNMEPLKGPMWNGRETYFIYYACASDCIPYTFSIELNVYSLKKVPSLSIALAGHTLHGKHQKSLRFKQFLIQFPPWAVITPWTATYTSWEF from the exons ATG tTTCAGAGAGATGGAGTCAGATTGCGCCAGCATACTACACGCAGATACTCAGATAGTAATTCACGAGagaatagaattatttctaagagaaaagatatactGCCAAATGAAACTCcacatcttttttttgtgcttactttttttctatttgtatcattcattattattgcgtTTGAGAAAAATTTACCAGAAGCATGTAtgatagaaaatgaagaacTTTATCCTGGTAGATTTATTGCCGAGAGAGCACGTAATCACATAATAAATCTTACATCTATTGGTCCACGAATCGTTGGGAGTTATGAAAACGAAGTGTTAGCCGTGAAATATTTAACTATAGCAATTAATGAAATAGTTAATAAGGCGCatgaaaatcataaaattacgCTTGATATAACAAAACATAGTGGATCATTTCCATTGAAGTTTTTAGATGGCATGacaaatgtatatagaaatgttCAGAATGTTGTTGTTAAAATTGGGCCACATAATCCAGTAAAGCATAGTTTATTGATGAATTGTCATTTTGATACCTTTCCAGAGAGTCCAG GTGGTTCCGATGATGCTGCTGGATGTGCTGTGATGTTAGAAATATTACGTGTAATGGCTTACAGTCCACAGTTATTAAagcataatattatttttttatttaatggagCAGAGGAAAATCTATTAGAG gCTTCACATGGTTTTATAACGCAACATTCTTGGGCTAAAGAGATTagaacttttataaatttagaaGCATGTGGTGCAGGTGGTAGAGAATTATTGTTTCAAGCTGGTCCTGATAGTCCATGGATTTTGGAg aTTTATTCCAAATCAGTTCCATATCCATTTGCATCGTCCTTGGCtcaagaaatattcgaaagtgGCATTGTTCCTGGAGATACCGATTTCCGAATATTTAGAgattttggaaatatttctg GTGTAGACTTTGCTTGGTCAACTAATGGTTATGTTTACCATACAAAATTTGATACAGTAGATCAAATACCATTAGGATCTTTACAAAGAACTGGAGATAATATTCTTGCTCTTGCTCAAGGAATAATGCTGGAGGATTTTATACCAGATAGAACATCACAAAATGCAGTAGAAAGTCttgtattttttgattttttaggTGCATTCGTGATCAGATGGCCATTGTATATTTCAAGTACAATAAATGTTCTCAGTATTTCTATAGGAATATATtctgtatatatgaatatgcaAAATGCACGCAGAG ATGCCAAAAAGTTCACATatctaaaaaatttattaatgtgcatcgctattattgttagttCATGgcttttatcttcatttacATGTACAGCAATTGCACTAACTCTTACGAAATTAGGAAAAGTTATGAGTTGGTATGTAAGACCAGCatggttattttttttatatgtttgtcCAACTGTTTTCATGTCAATGATTTTATTCTCGTACGTTGGAACTCGACAAAAGAAG ATAAAATCCGGTTTTATACCTTTACATTGGGTTTTTTTTCCTGCTATTGGAAATATATTACGTCTTAACTTTTTCTACAAATGGAGAg GTTGGAAATGGCTTTGTTACCACATAGGAATGCTGACTTTACCCTATATgcaatcattttatttaacaattggtgctttgtatctttttattcccATAATGGGACGTTCTGGAGGTAGCCTTAACTCTGAAGTTGTTATAGCTaatatattgtcattattattttgcttACTATTTAGTTTTACG ATGCCTatagtaattttaataaagaatgcAGAACGAATTATAAGTGTATTAACAGGAATATTTTTGATAGCTATTGGTATATTAATTCTAACACCTCTTGGTTTTCCTTATAGTGGCAATCTATTATCTCTTGCACCACAACGTTTTATGATAGCG CACACACAAAgacaatattacaattttgatGGTAGTCTTAGATATTCCGGAACAGGATATTGGCTTGTTGACTTAGATATGAATAGTCCTCAAAGTGTACAAGCTATGGTACCAGAAGTTAATGCTGTTACACCAACAATTAAAGATTGtgagaaagaattatattgtGGTTTACCATATTTAATGCCAGTTACAACATTTTTATG GAAGACTAGTTGGATATCAGGACCTGCACCATTTATAAATGTTCCAACAAAATTAGAtcttatatcaaaaattaCTAAACATAATGTTACAAGCTTTACCTTTAATGTAACag gtCCAGACCATATAGGTATAATCCTTTCTCCATATAAAGATGTCCATTTAGAAAAGTGGAGTATATCAAATATGGAACCATTAAAAGGTCCTATGTGGAATGGTAGAGAaacttatttcatttattatgcTTGTGCCTCTGACTGTATTCCTTATACATTTTCTATTGAATTAAAT gtATATTCCCTAAAAAAGGttccttctttatctattGCACTGGCTGGTCATACTTTGCATGGAAAACACCAGAAATCCTTaagatttaaacaatttttaattcaatttccaCCATGGGCTGTTATAACACCATGGACCGCAACATATACTTCTTGGGAATTCTAA
- the LOC124955627 gene encoding endoplasmic reticulum metallopeptidase 1-like isoform X2 has protein sequence MRDGVRLRQHTTRRYSDSNSRENRIISKRKDILPNETPHLFFVLTFFLFVSFIIIAFEKNLPEACMIENEELYPGRFIAERARNHIINLTSIGPRIVGSYENEVLAVKYLTIAINEIVNKAHENHKITLDITKHSGSFPLKFLDGMTNVYRNVQNVVVKIGPHNPVKHSLLMNCHFDTFPESPGGSDDAAGCAVMLEILRVMAYSPQLLKHNIIFLFNGAEENLLEASHGFITQHSWAKEIRTFINLEACGAGGRELLFQAGPDSPWILEIYSKSVPYPFASSLAQEIFESGIVPGDTDFRIFRDFGNISGVDFAWSTNGYVYHTKFDTVDQIPLGSLQRTGDNILALAQGIMLEDFIPDRTSQNAVESLVFFDFLGAFVIRWPLYISSTINVLSISIGIYSVYMNMQNARRDAKKFTYLKNLLMCIAIIVSSWLLSSFTCTAIALTLTKLGKVMSWYVRPAWLFFLYVCPTVFMSMILFSYVGTRQKKEINSMWILYQMYCDAYSITWIIILFLCVLLKIKSGFIPLHWVFFPAIGNILRLNFFYKWRGWKWLCYHIGMLTLPYMQSFYLTIGALYLFIPIMGRSGGSLNSEVVIANILSLLFCLLFSFTMPIVILIKNAERIISVLTGIFLIAIGILILTPLGFPYSGNLLSLAPQRFMIAHTQRQYYNFDGSLRYSGTGYWLVDLDMNSPQSVQAMVPEVNAVTPTIKDCEKELYCGLPYLMPVTTFLWKTSWISGPAPFINVPTKLDLISKITKHNVTSFTFNVTGPDHIGIILSPYKDVHLEKWSISNMEPLKGPMWNGRETYFIYYACASDCIPYTFSIELNVYSLKKVPSLSIALAGHTLHGKHQKSLRFKQFLIQFPPWAVITPWTATYTSWEF, from the exons ATG AGAGATGGAGTCAGATTGCGCCAGCATACTACACGCAGATACTCAGATAGTAATTCACGAGagaatagaattatttctaagagaaaagatatactGCCAAATGAAACTCcacatcttttttttgtgcttactttttttctatttgtatcattcattattattgcgtTTGAGAAAAATTTACCAGAAGCATGTAtgatagaaaatgaagaacTTTATCCTGGTAGATTTATTGCCGAGAGAGCACGTAATCACATAATAAATCTTACATCTATTGGTCCACGAATCGTTGGGAGTTATGAAAACGAAGTGTTAGCCGTGAAATATTTAACTATAGCAATTAATGAAATAGTTAATAAGGCGCatgaaaatcataaaattacgCTTGATATAACAAAACATAGTGGATCATTTCCATTGAAGTTTTTAGATGGCATGacaaatgtatatagaaatgttCAGAATGTTGTTGTTAAAATTGGGCCACATAATCCAGTAAAGCATAGTTTATTGATGAATTGTCATTTTGATACCTTTCCAGAGAGTCCAG GTGGTTCCGATGATGCTGCTGGATGTGCTGTGATGTTAGAAATATTACGTGTAATGGCTTACAGTCCACAGTTATTAAagcataatattatttttttatttaatggagCAGAGGAAAATCTATTAGAG gCTTCACATGGTTTTATAACGCAACATTCTTGGGCTAAAGAGATTagaacttttataaatttagaaGCATGTGGTGCAGGTGGTAGAGAATTATTGTTTCAAGCTGGTCCTGATAGTCCATGGATTTTGGAg aTTTATTCCAAATCAGTTCCATATCCATTTGCATCGTCCTTGGCtcaagaaatattcgaaagtgGCATTGTTCCTGGAGATACCGATTTCCGAATATTTAGAgattttggaaatatttctg GTGTAGACTTTGCTTGGTCAACTAATGGTTATGTTTACCATACAAAATTTGATACAGTAGATCAAATACCATTAGGATCTTTACAAAGAACTGGAGATAATATTCTTGCTCTTGCTCAAGGAATAATGCTGGAGGATTTTATACCAGATAGAACATCACAAAATGCAGTAGAAAGTCttgtattttttgattttttaggTGCATTCGTGATCAGATGGCCATTGTATATTTCAAGTACAATAAATGTTCTCAGTATTTCTATAGGAATATATtctgtatatatgaatatgcaAAATGCACGCAGAG ATGCCAAAAAGTTCACATatctaaaaaatttattaatgtgcatcgctattattgttagttCATGgcttttatcttcatttacATGTACAGCAATTGCACTAACTCTTACGAAATTAGGAAAAGTTATGAGTTGGTATGTAAGACCAGCatggttattttttttatatgtttgtcCAACTGTTTTCATGTCAATGATTTTATTCTCGTACGTTGGAACTCGACAAAAGAAG GAAATAAATTCCATGTGGATTTTGTATCAAATGTATTGCGATGCATACTCTATTACAtggataataatacttttcttaTGTGTTTTACTTAAGATAAAATCCGGTTTTATACCTTTACATTGGGTTTTTTTTCCTGCTATTGGAAATATATTACGTCTTAACTTTTTCTACAAATGGAGAg GTTGGAAATGGCTTTGTTACCACATAGGAATGCTGACTTTACCCTATATgcaatcattttatttaacaattggtgctttgtatctttttattcccATAATGGGACGTTCTGGAGGTAGCCTTAACTCTGAAGTTGTTATAGCTaatatattgtcattattattttgcttACTATTTAGTTTTACG ATGCCTatagtaattttaataaagaatgcAGAACGAATTATAAGTGTATTAACAGGAATATTTTTGATAGCTATTGGTATATTAATTCTAACACCTCTTGGTTTTCCTTATAGTGGCAATCTATTATCTCTTGCACCACAACGTTTTATGATAGCG CACACACAAAgacaatattacaattttgatGGTAGTCTTAGATATTCCGGAACAGGATATTGGCTTGTTGACTTAGATATGAATAGTCCTCAAAGTGTACAAGCTATGGTACCAGAAGTTAATGCTGTTACACCAACAATTAAAGATTGtgagaaagaattatattgtGGTTTACCATATTTAATGCCAGTTACAACATTTTTATG GAAGACTAGTTGGATATCAGGACCTGCACCATTTATAAATGTTCCAACAAAATTAGAtcttatatcaaaaattaCTAAACATAATGTTACAAGCTTTACCTTTAATGTAACag gtCCAGACCATATAGGTATAATCCTTTCTCCATATAAAGATGTCCATTTAGAAAAGTGGAGTATATCAAATATGGAACCATTAAAAGGTCCTATGTGGAATGGTAGAGAaacttatttcatttattatgcTTGTGCCTCTGACTGTATTCCTTATACATTTTCTATTGAATTAAAT gtATATTCCCTAAAAAAGGttccttctttatctattGCACTGGCTGGTCATACTTTGCATGGAAAACACCAGAAATCCTTaagatttaaacaatttttaattcaatttccaCCATGGGCTGTTATAACACCATGGACCGCAACATATACTTCTTGGGAATTCTAA